A genomic region of Pelodiscus sinensis isolate JC-2024 chromosome 1, ASM4963464v1, whole genome shotgun sequence contains the following coding sequences:
- the LOC102454811 gene encoding uncharacterized protein LOC102454811 isoform X1, with translation MFSFLWAGFPIPECDTASQMEQGKELSDPAHQACKEIKLLKYIHTGEHSGDEEILQQEDAGNMELQRVFSLRSEGDIDHGPHLGKAHVSWHNSAMPLTEDPLVKQQTETAHGEPLQEHREDVPPPRTSRSERPTICSECGKGFSRSIHLIQHQRMHTGERPFKCTECGKGFSQSSHLIQHRRIHTGQKPYTCHECGKSFSQSSNLIKHQRIHTGHKPYICTECGKIFSDSSTCIKHQRMHTGEKPYKCPECGKNFSQRSHLIQHQRIHNGIKPYTCMECGKSFGQSSDLINHSRTHTGEKPYKCTECGKCFSGNSNLIKHQRIHTGENPYHCAQCGKCFRFQPQLVRHQKHHTQ, from the exons atgttttctttcttgtggGCAGGTTTTCCAATTCCTGAATGTGACACGGCTTCCCAAATGGAACAAGGCAAAGAACTATCGGACCCAGCTCACCAGGCTTGCAAGGAGATCAAGCTCTTGAAATACATCCACACAG GAGAGCACAGTGGAGATGAGGAAATTCTTCAGCAGGAAGATGCTGGAAACATGGAACTGCAGAGAGTATTTTCATTGAGATCTGAAGGAGATATAGACCATGGTCCTCACCTGGGAAAAGCCCATGTAAGTTGGCACAATTCAGCAATGCCACTGACAGAGGACCCTTTAGTGAAGCAACAAACTGAAACTGCTCATGGTGAGCCACTCCAGGAGCACCGAGAGGACGTCCCCCCCCCACGAACATCCCGATCAGAGAGACCAACCATATGTTCTGAATGCGGGAAGGGCTTCAGTCGAAGCATTCACTTGATCCAGCATCAGAGAATGCACACAGGCGAGAGACCTTTCAAATGCACAGAGTGCGGCAAAGGCTTCAGCCAGAGCTCACACCTTATACAGCACCGGAGAATCCACACAGGCCAGAAGCCCTACACGTGTCACGAGTGTGGGAAGAGCTTTAGCCAGAGCTCCAACCTGATTaaacaccagagaatccacacagggcaCAAGCCCTACATATGCACTGAGTGCGGGAAGATCTTCAGTGATAGCTCTACGTGTATAAAACACCAGCGCatgcacacaggagagaagccgtACAAATGTCCCGAGTGTGGCAAAAATTTTAGCCAGCGCTCCCACCTCATCCAGCATCAGAGGATTCACAATGGCATCAAGCCCTACACTTGCATGGAGTGTGGGAAGAGTTTTGGCCAGAGCTCTGATCTGATCAACCACAGCAGGACTCACACCGGGGAGAAACCCTATAAATGTACTGAGTGTGGGAAGTGCTTCAGTGGGAACTCCAATCTGATCAAACACCAGAGGATCCACACGGGAGAGAATCCCTACCATTGTGCTCAGTGTGGGAAATGCTTCCGCTTCCAGCCACAGCTTGTGCGGCACCAGAAACACCACACGCAGTAG
- the LOC102454811 gene encoding uncharacterized protein LOC102454811 isoform X2 — translation MEQGKELSDPAHQACKEIKLLKYIHTGEHSGDEEILQQEDAGNMELQRVFSLRSEGDIDHGPHLGKAHVSWHNSAMPLTEDPLVKQQTETAHGEPLQEHREDVPPPRTSRSERPTICSECGKGFSRSIHLIQHQRMHTGERPFKCTECGKGFSQSSHLIQHRRIHTGQKPYTCHECGKSFSQSSNLIKHQRIHTGHKPYICTECGKIFSDSSTCIKHQRMHTGEKPYKCPECGKNFSQRSHLIQHQRIHNGIKPYTCMECGKSFGQSSDLINHSRTHTGEKPYKCTECGKCFSGNSNLIKHQRIHTGENPYHCAQCGKCFRFQPQLVRHQKHHTQ, via the exons ATGGAACAAGGCAAAGAACTATCGGACCCAGCTCACCAGGCTTGCAAGGAGATCAAGCTCTTGAAATACATCCACACAG GAGAGCACAGTGGAGATGAGGAAATTCTTCAGCAGGAAGATGCTGGAAACATGGAACTGCAGAGAGTATTTTCATTGAGATCTGAAGGAGATATAGACCATGGTCCTCACCTGGGAAAAGCCCATGTAAGTTGGCACAATTCAGCAATGCCACTGACAGAGGACCCTTTAGTGAAGCAACAAACTGAAACTGCTCATGGTGAGCCACTCCAGGAGCACCGAGAGGACGTCCCCCCCCCACGAACATCCCGATCAGAGAGACCAACCATATGTTCTGAATGCGGGAAGGGCTTCAGTCGAAGCATTCACTTGATCCAGCATCAGAGAATGCACACAGGCGAGAGACCTTTCAAATGCACAGAGTGCGGCAAAGGCTTCAGCCAGAGCTCACACCTTATACAGCACCGGAGAATCCACACAGGCCAGAAGCCCTACACGTGTCACGAGTGTGGGAAGAGCTTTAGCCAGAGCTCCAACCTGATTaaacaccagagaatccacacagggcaCAAGCCCTACATATGCACTGAGTGCGGGAAGATCTTCAGTGATAGCTCTACGTGTATAAAACACCAGCGCatgcacacaggagagaagccgtACAAATGTCCCGAGTGTGGCAAAAATTTTAGCCAGCGCTCCCACCTCATCCAGCATCAGAGGATTCACAATGGCATCAAGCCCTACACTTGCATGGAGTGTGGGAAGAGTTTTGGCCAGAGCTCTGATCTGATCAACCACAGCAGGACTCACACCGGGGAGAAACCCTATAAATGTACTGAGTGTGGGAAGTGCTTCAGTGGGAACTCCAATCTGATCAAACACCAGAGGATCCACACGGGAGAGAATCCCTACCATTGTGCTCAGTGTGGGAAATGCTTCCGCTTCCAGCCACAGCTTGTGCGGCACCAGAAACACCACACGCAGTAG
- the LOC102454811 gene encoding uncharacterized protein LOC102454811 isoform X3: protein MELKRDVMQENYQNLISLGFPIPECDTASQMEQGKELSDPAHQACKEIKLLKYIHTGEHSGDEEILQQEDAGNMELQRVFSLRSEGDIDHGPHLGKAHVSWHNSAMPLTEDPLVKQQTETAHGEPLQEHREDVPPPRTSRSERPTICSECGKGFSRSIHLIQHQRMHTGERPFKCTECGKGFSQSSHLIQHRRIHTGQKPYTCHECGKSFSQSSNLIKHQRIHTGHKPYICTECGKIFSDSSTCIKHQRMHTGEKPYKCPECGKNFSQRSHLIQHQRIHNGIKPYTCMECGKSFGQSSDLINHSRTHTGEKPYKCTECGKCFSGNSNLIKHQRIHTGENPYHCAQCGKCFRFQPQLVRHQKHHTQ from the exons GTTTTCCAATTCCTGAATGTGACACGGCTTCCCAAATGGAACAAGGCAAAGAACTATCGGACCCAGCTCACCAGGCTTGCAAGGAGATCAAGCTCTTGAAATACATCCACACAG GAGAGCACAGTGGAGATGAGGAAATTCTTCAGCAGGAAGATGCTGGAAACATGGAACTGCAGAGAGTATTTTCATTGAGATCTGAAGGAGATATAGACCATGGTCCTCACCTGGGAAAAGCCCATGTAAGTTGGCACAATTCAGCAATGCCACTGACAGAGGACCCTTTAGTGAAGCAACAAACTGAAACTGCTCATGGTGAGCCACTCCAGGAGCACCGAGAGGACGTCCCCCCCCCACGAACATCCCGATCAGAGAGACCAACCATATGTTCTGAATGCGGGAAGGGCTTCAGTCGAAGCATTCACTTGATCCAGCATCAGAGAATGCACACAGGCGAGAGACCTTTCAAATGCACAGAGTGCGGCAAAGGCTTCAGCCAGAGCTCACACCTTATACAGCACCGGAGAATCCACACAGGCCAGAAGCCCTACACGTGTCACGAGTGTGGGAAGAGCTTTAGCCAGAGCTCCAACCTGATTaaacaccagagaatccacacagggcaCAAGCCCTACATATGCACTGAGTGCGGGAAGATCTTCAGTGATAGCTCTACGTGTATAAAACACCAGCGCatgcacacaggagagaagccgtACAAATGTCCCGAGTGTGGCAAAAATTTTAGCCAGCGCTCCCACCTCATCCAGCATCAGAGGATTCACAATGGCATCAAGCCCTACACTTGCATGGAGTGTGGGAAGAGTTTTGGCCAGAGCTCTGATCTGATCAACCACAGCAGGACTCACACCGGGGAGAAACCCTATAAATGTACTGAGTGTGGGAAGTGCTTCAGTGGGAACTCCAATCTGATCAAACACCAGAGGATCCACACGGGAGAGAATCCCTACCATTGTGCTCAGTGTGGGAAATGCTTCCGCTTCCAGCCACAGCTTGTGCGGCACCAGAAACACCACACGCAGTAG